The genome window TTGTTTACTATTTTTAAGGCATGGATTTATACTTATTctagtaccttttttttttttactatttaacAGTATGAAGGTTTGATTATAACTGAACCAACCTACTGATAGTTATTGCTATCTACATTTTACTTAGAATGAATAGATTGAACATATATTCTGGGTTTTACTTTTTACTGTTGGTACTTTATCCCTCTCCATTGCTATTTTCAAGAATAGATTGATTTTTCCACTTAAATTACAATCTATTGTTATTATATTGATCTAATATAGTGCTAGAAAACTACTTATGCTATCTCTAGTGTTTTGTGcttattcatcatcatcatcattattattattgatactATCGTTAAACTTGATTTTGGCTTAAAGCTAAAATGTAAAACTGTATATTCTAATGAGATAACCAGTGAGCATTTGGTACATATGttctataatatataaatgagGTTAACATACCTATCTTTTTACAGTTTATTATTCATAAagtgaaaaacaagcaaaatgctTTATTTCAGGATAAGTATACAGTTTCAAATTATGGTAGGGTAGTTATGAATCTGTGATTCTCAGTTATAAGCTTGCATTGCTCTGGAATGTCTTGCCTGTTTGATCAAGGCTTTCCTGTCAATTTTACAAACTGATTCTCCAATtattaaaaattctaaatattgAATAGACAAATCTTTTTATAGTTTCTAACTCTCTAAAATTAGGGTGATAATAAACTCGATTGGCGCTATCAGAATATCCCAAATTTCTTTCCTCGGCTGTAGCAACTCATAGTCCATTGCCTCTTCACAAATTCAACTAGTATCTATCTTTCTCATTGTTGATTATTTTTTGtcaaatttgttatttttaattcttccatAGTCCTGTTAAGGAATACTCTGTGGTTCAAAAAATGTGACTTATTTCTCCAGAAAAATAccaatttatttataataattggTATAAATACCTATTAAGGGCATGTTGTACTTAACCAAtaaatgatattaaatgtgaTCAAAGTTAACAGATAATAAAGCACTTGTCTCTAGGTCCTTAGGAGTTGGCACACAATATTCAGACACGCTATTCTTAACCTGATATCAGATGagttaaattttttattgatcTCCTCAATTTTCACTATTCTTTTAGCATTTGTATGTTTTAATATATAGATTTGTGTTGGTACAATGCTTTCATCTAAATTAATGCAAAGCTCCAACTTCTATGTTGCAGCACAGATGGTCAGAACTGTGAAAGGAGTTCAAGGCAAAAATGAGACAGAAGTGACAGAATTTATCCTCTTGGGCCTCTCAGACAATCCAGATCTGCAAGGTGTCctttttgcattgtttctggTGATCTACATGATGACCCTGGTGGGTAATTTGGGCATGATGGCACTGATTAAGATTGACCGCTGTCTGCACACACCTATGTACTTCTTTCTCAGCAGCCTTTCCTTTGTTgatgcttcttcctcttctactgTCACTCCAAAGATGTTGGTGAACCTCATGGCTGAGGATAAGAGCATTTCTTTCAATGGGTGTGCTGCCCAGTTCTTCTTCTTTGGCTCCTTCTTGGGAACTGAATGCTTCCTGCTAGCCATGATGGCATATGACCGCTATGCAGCCATTTGGAGTCCCCTGTTGTACCCAGTTCTCATGTCTGGGAGAATTTGTTTCATGTTGGTGATTACTTCATTCCTAGCAGGCTTTGGCAATGCAGCCATCCACACAGGGATGACTTTCAGATTGTCCTTTTGTGGCTCTAATAAGATCAATCATTTCTATTGTgacaccccacccctgctcaaaCTCTCTTGTTCTGATATCCATATCAATGGCATTGTGATCATGGTTTTTTCCAGTTTTACTGTTCTCAGTTGTGTTCTGATTGTTCTCATTTCTTATCTGTGTATCCTCATTGCCATATTGAGGATGCCTTCTGCAGAAGGAAGACACaaagccttctccacctgtgcCTCCCACCTCACAGCTGTTACCATCTTCTTTGGTTCGATTCTCTTTATGTACTTGAGACCTACTACTAGCTACTCAATGGAGCAGGACAAGATTGACTCTGTATTTTACACAGTAGTAATTCCCATGCTTAACCCTCTTAtctacagtttaaaaaataaagatgtgaaAGAAGCAGTGAAAAAAATTTTACAGAAACACCTTCTGTAATGCTGTGCATTCTTATTTTATGCTGATTTCTTAAATTGCTTCTATGTATTAAAGATGATGTGTTAGAATTACAGATACTTCTTAACTTCTTGCATGGAAAAAAAAGATGCCTATTTTACCCATCtgataaataaatattgtaaGTAAAGGTTGTGCACTGTCTAGCAGAATCAGAAATCTTACCAAGACAATTTTTTTCAGTATGGTCAATGTCATACATGGAAATGAGCTGTGCATTTTGAGTTGCCAAAACATGTggtatatgataaataaatatttcaaccATGATAGGCACATTTGACTAATTTATCAGACATGCATTAGCATTATCAAcctcatttttttcatatttgtctCAAGAATACAATGTATAATACAAAAAGTCTTACTGGATATTATAGAATGTGATCATCAGAAATAACATGGAAATATTTGGAACTTTTTGAATTATTTGAAGCATGTTGAAGGTAGAatacaaatttcattattttacttcTATTTCTTCCAGAATAGCATGGAGATGTTATTAAACATTTGTTAAATTAGATATGTGCACTATGTTTTCCATTGAGGTAGGAGAAAATCGATGCTGGCACAATGTGACAACTATTATTTGTGATAATATACCATATTGAAGTAGATATTCTGGTGATTTAAATTGAAGAAATGTCTCATGCTTGCCTCTTTCCATTTTATCAACTGCCTcagaccattaaaaaaaattgctatgCTGTATGATCCAAATGTTATTACTGTATCTCTGAAAATAAATTTAGGGAGGACTGATTATCACAAACTATTGAAGTCCCACCCTAATAATTTTCTCCCACAGTCCAAGGAACATGCATCCAAGTGGCTGAAATTCTAATCTTAAGGATATCAGTTGAATCTATGCACACCATGCTtttttagtccattcactttattgttctaagtcagttctctgatctctttgttGTTCTGTCTAAGTCTACAGCCTCTTTTCAGCTCTTATCcttagctcctctcttgcctgactTCTCACTTTTCTAACAGGAGACTCCTTGCAATCttgagaaaagtttcaaaacccTCAAGGTTATAGCACATTCCTAGAATAGACAATAAGGAGCAGAGTCATTACCATGGTGACATAAGGTTTTCAGGTCTCAGGACTGGAGTTGGGGGGTGCAGTGCCCAGTATGACCAACTCTAAGACATGGCTTTTTATTCAGCAGACTTGGCAAGAGAAGAGTTGACAGGTCTTTcttaggttgtttttttgttaGTAACCTTGGTGAGACACCTGAGACTCTGACCTTGCTCATaattgtaaagttttaaacttatcaTCTATAGACAAAAGCCTTTAGTCTAGTTTGGAattgctctgaggtaaaaatgagctaaatgtgtgCAGCTTGTGTTAGAGTAAGGggagattattattttctgtgttagtctgagcaaaagcAACAAAGAAACCTGTAAGTGTCTATAGTCTGGTGGGACAATGGATCTGgctatgaagcatatcctagtatattttctatacatcaaaattatacagctaaatgaaaagtcatcttcctgaccacctacagatatatgtgcccataagattgagatgtaatcatgaaattatatttatacattttatgaaaatgcacAGTAATGGGAAGATGTCGTAACTGTTATTGCgtaagaagtttacaacaagaaacagccgATTCATTCAAAAGACAATAATTTCCATACACCTTGTTTGATGGTTTCCTCCACCATAACCCTTGGTTTGATAGGTTTACCTTCTGAACCCTAGTTgtcctgctgtatactcccatggccttttGCGCTCAGCAGCTCTCAATAACTGATAACAATTTATGTCATCCAGACAACCTTTTGCAGTCTTCTAAACTCTCTTGATGTTTAATTTTAACAATTAgccaagatttcatttttaacttcAATAAGGAATAAAGAGTTATAATACATATGTTTTCAGATCATCATAGACACAAtcttatgtggtggtattgtgttccccaaaatattgtgcaccctaataaacttatctgggatcagagaccgAACAGCTACactattaaacatagaggttaggcagtggtagcacatgactttaatcctagcatttcagaggtagaaatttgtctggatctctgagttcaaggccacaaaaatacagccaagcatggtgactcacgcctttaatcccagaaagtgagcctttaatcccagggagtgatggcagaaagccgaaaagatatataaggcgtgaagaccagaaactagaagcattttggct of Peromyscus maniculatus bairdii isolate BWxNUB_F1_BW_parent chromosome 4, HU_Pman_BW_mat_3.1, whole genome shotgun sequence contains these proteins:
- the LOC143272704 gene encoding olfactory receptor 5AP2-like, with translation MVRTVKGVQGKNETEVTEFILLGLSDNPDLQGVLFALFLVIYMMTLVGNLGMMALIKIDRCLHTPMYFFLSSLSFVDASSSSTVTPKMLVNLMAEDKSISFNGCAAQFFFFGSFLGTECFLLAMMAYDRYAAIWSPLLYPVLMSGRICFMLVITSFLAGFGNAAIHTGMTFRLSFCGSNKINHFYCDTPPLLKLSCSDIHINGIVIMVFSSFTVLSCVLIVLISYLCILIAILRMPSAEGRHKAFSTCASHLTAVTIFFGSILFMYLRPTTSYSMEQDKIDSVFYTVVIPMLNPLIYSLKNKDVKEAVKKILQKHLL